AGTTGGATGTTTCCCACTAAATTGACCTTTTCTTCTGGTAAGGAAGCACTTGGGATTTGGGTTTGTTTTGAAAATTCGCGCTCTAATAATTCGGGAAACGAGACCAGAGATTTTGGGTCTTTTGACAATTGAGTGAGGGATTCCATACGGCTAAGGACAGAAGAAACGGAAGGGATATCGGTGAGTCTCACACCAAAAACATCGGAAACTTTCAGGAAAACTGAAGAAAAAAATTATGTCTCTTTCTACTCCGTTGGCTTTTGGATGGTGCTGAGGTCCTTTTTGCTTAAGGGTTTGGTGAGGTAACCTACCACATTGGGGTAGGTTACACTTTTGGATTTGTCGGATGGGTCGACAGAGGAGGTGAGGATGTAGGTGGGGATTTTGGAGAACTTTGGGATGTTTTGGATCGTCTCCAAAAATTGCCAACCATCCATGATTGGCATATTCAAATCTAAAAACAATAGTTCCGGGAACTCAATTGCTTTTTGTAAAGCATCTAGTGCTTCGGCACCATTGGAATATGTCAAAATCTCCGAAGCAAAGGAAAATTTTTCCATCAATGTTTTAATTAAAAAAGTAGTGACTGCATCATCTTCAATTAAGTATACTTTTGACAATTGGTGTAACATAGTGAAAACTTCTATTAGAATTTACTAATGCATCCAAATGAATCAACCATTAATTACCATTTAACTCAGTTTAAAGAGAATGGGGTGAAGTTAAAATTTCTGGCCTCAGGATTTCTTTTAGTTTTTTTTCCTCTAATAACCCCAGTTCCAATACAATGGATTCCACGGATCGATTTTCAGCAAGAGCGCGTTTGGCAACTAAAGTTGCATTTTCATAGCCTATATAAGGATTCAGCGCCGTCGCAAGTCCTGCAGAAGTTTTCACCCGCGATTCCAACAACTCTCTGTTTGCTGTAATGCCTTCGATACAATTAATTTCCAATGTTTTGCAACCAGCCGTTAGATGTTCTATACTTTTGAATAAACTATGAGCGATGATCGGTTCAAATGCATTCAATTGTAGTTGGCCTGCTTCGGCGGCCATCGTGATGGTGATATCGTTCCCAATCACCTCGTATGCGATTTGGTTGACAACTTCTGGTATAATGGGATTTACCTTCCCAGGCATGATGGAAGATCCTGCGGCCTTGGCAGGTAAGTTGATTTCATTGAATCCTCCTTGTGGTCCGCTTGATAACAATCGTAAGTCATTGCATACTTTGGAGAGTTTTGTTGCGATCCGTTTTAATACACCTGAGAGCTGAACAAAGGCTCCCGTGTCTTGAGTGGCCTCAATTAAATTGGGTGCGGCATTGAGATCAAATCCAGTTTGTTTGGCCAGGATCTCTGTCACGATCTTTGAATAACGGATATCGGTATTGATCCCTGTACCAATGGCGGTCGCACCCAAATTGATCTCACCGATGAGGGACGTTGCTTCTTTCAGGCGAGAAATATCTTCACCTAACATCACGTCATACGTAGAAAATTCTTGACCAAGTGTCATAGGGACAGCGTCTTGCAATTGGGTCCTGCCGATTTTTAGAATGTCTTTGAATTCTTCTGATTTTTTGCGAAAGGACATTTGTAAACTTTTGAGAGCAGAAAGCAAACCTCGGATGGAAAACACAGCCGCCAGTTTGATTGAAGAGGGGTAAACATCATTTGTACTTTGCGACATGTTCACATCATTCAGTGGATGGAGATAACGATAATCTCCTTTGGAATGGCCAGCAATTTCTAAAGCGATATTGGTAATCACTTCATTTGCATTCATATTGGTAGAAGTTCCCGCTCCCCCTTGGATCACATCGACAACAAACTCGGTATGGAATTCTCCCGCCAAAATTCGGTCACAGGCTTTGGTAATGTAATTTGTTTTTTCTTTTGAAAGCAGGCCTAATTGTAGGTTTGCTTCTGCAGAAGCCTTTTTGATATGGGCTAGTGCATGTACCAAATCTGGATACGAACCGATGGTTTTCCCAGTGATCGGATAGTTTTCCAAAGCCCGTAAGGTATGGATCCCCCAATACGCATCATTTGGAATCTCTCGTTCTCCGAGAAGGTCATGTTCGATCCGAACGTTTGTTTGTATCATAAGAGAAATTCTCCAATTGAGAACGAAAGATAGTCGACCAAATGGAAAAGGGAAGAAGATTTATGTTCTGCATGAAGAAAATCCCATTCCTTTGTTTCACCCTTATCCTTTGTTCTTTCCCATTTTTCCTTTTTGGGAATGAAAAAGTGAATTCCAAAGCGCAGTGCCAACAGAAAGAAGAAACGGTCAGAACCATTTTCCAACTCTTACCTGAATCAGAACGATCCTGCGTGGAAATTGCAAAACTTGTGATCGTAGAAGAAGATGAGGAGGGGGAAAAACTGGACAAAGAGTATAATGAATTGTTTTTGAAAGTTTGCGAACTCAAACGTAAAAAACGATCTTTGGATGAGATTCGAGAAAATTTGGGACTATCAAAACAATGTAATTCTCTTCAAGACCTAACGAAAAAGAATTGATTCTTCGCATCGATTTAGTAAATTTATTGCAAGATATATGCTAAAATACATTCCTATTTTTTGTTGTTTCCTCTTCCCTATCGGATTACTCCCATGTGAGCCTTTTGTTACCAAAACCTTGTCACCTATCGACCATTCGTCGAAAGACAAAAGTTTTTTGGAATTTAAAACTAAATTTTTAAAAACCTTAAAAACAAAGGATCGAAAGTCGCTCGAAACTTTTTTAGATAAGGACATCCATTTTACCTTTGGACCTGTGTCGGGGAAAAAAGAGTTTCTCAAGTCCTTTCAACTCACTGAAAAACCAAATGATTCTGATTTTTGGAATTTAATGATGGAAACCATCCAGTTGGGACTTCGCCAAAATGCAGAAGG
This Leptospira biflexa serovar Patoc strain 'Patoc 1 (Paris)' DNA region includes the following protein-coding sequences:
- a CDS encoding response regulator, with amino-acid sequence MLHQLSKVYLIEDDAVTTFLIKTLMEKFSFASEILTYSNGAEALDALQKAIEFPELLFLDLNMPIMDGWQFLETIQNIPKFSKIPTYILTSSVDPSDKSKSVTYPNVVGYLTKPLSKKDLSTIQKPTE
- a CDS encoding aspartate ammonia-lyase, with translation MQTNVRIEHDLLGEREIPNDAYWGIHTLRALENYPITGKTIGSYPDLVHALAHIKKASAEANLQLGLLSKEKTNYITKACDRILAGEFHTEFVVDVIQGGAGTSTNMNANEVITNIALEIAGHSKGDYRYLHPLNDVNMSQSTNDVYPSSIKLAAVFSIRGLLSALKSLQMSFRKKSEEFKDILKIGRTQLQDAVPMTLGQEFSTYDVMLGEDISRLKEATSLIGEINLGATAIGTGINTDIRYSKIVTEILAKQTGFDLNAAPNLIEATQDTGAFVQLSGVLKRIATKLSKVCNDLRLLSSGPQGGFNEINLPAKAAGSSIMPGKVNPIIPEVVNQIAYEVIGNDITITMAAEAGQLQLNAFEPIIAHSLFKSIEHLTAGCKTLEINCIEGITANRELLESRVKTSAGLATALNPYIGYENATLVAKRALAENRSVESIVLELGLLEEKKLKEILRPEILTSPHSL